In Acidiphilium acidophilum, one genomic interval encodes:
- a CDS encoding phosphodiesterase: protein MLIAHLTDLHVRPFGKPANRVVETNLMVERAIRQVAGFALDAVIITGDLTENGLPEEYAELRRLLDGRLTCPIYAVPGNHDRREIFRTALGHWPGIGDHPDFIHYIADIGDLRLIMLDSVVPHAGHGELCARRLDFLERALADAAGRDVIIGLHHPPLLTGIAAMDAIPLRSPEPFLALLARHGRVRAVLSGHHHRVIMAQSGPTMLIAGPAIPGHQSELTFDPAAPAYFYLEPGGYFILRRDGAHLTATLATIGDFPGPYPFAVDADYPGRKKSDQEGPT from the coding sequence ATGCTGATCGCCCATCTGACCGATCTTCACGTCCGCCCCTTCGGCAAACCGGCCAATCGCGTGGTCGAGACCAATCTGATGGTCGAACGCGCGATCCGCCAGGTCGCCGGCTTCGCGCTGGATGCGGTGATCATCACCGGCGACCTCACTGAAAACGGTCTGCCCGAGGAATACGCCGAGCTGCGCCGCCTGCTCGATGGCCGCCTCACCTGCCCGATCTACGCGGTTCCCGGCAATCACGATCGTCGCGAGATCTTCCGCACCGCGCTTGGCCACTGGCCGGGGATCGGCGATCACCCGGATTTCATCCATTACATCGCCGATATCGGCGATCTCCGCCTGATCATGCTCGACAGCGTGGTTCCCCATGCGGGTCACGGCGAACTCTGCGCGCGCCGCCTCGATTTTCTCGAACGCGCCCTCGCCGATGCGGCGGGTCGCGATGTCATCATCGGCCTGCATCATCCGCCGTTGCTGACCGGCATTGCCGCGATGGATGCGATCCCGCTGCGATCGCCCGAACCGTTCCTGGCCCTGCTGGCCCGGCACGGTAGGGTCCGCGCCGTTCTCAGCGGTCATCACCACCGGGTCATCATGGCGCAATCCGGGCCCACCATGCTCATTGCGGGGCCTGCGATCCCCGGCCATCAGAGCGAACTGACCTTCGACCCGGCCGCGCCCGCCTATTTCTACCTCGAACCCGGCGGCTATTTCATTCTCCGCCGCGATGGCGCGCACCTGACCGCGACGCTGGCGACAATCGGCGATTTTCCCGGCCCGTATCCCTTCGCGGTGGACGCTGACTATCCGGGCCGAAAAAAAAGCGACCAGGAAGGACCGACATGA
- the betC gene encoding choline-sulfatase — protein MNTQPKAERPNILIIMADQLGARALPAYGNKVAITPQIDALAAGGVVFENAYCNAPLCGPSRYVFMSGRLASKIGAYDNAVEFPATLPTFAHHLRHAGYRTILSGKMHFCGPDQMHGFEERLTTDIYPADFGWTPDWTDFETRPDWYHDMSSVRDAGLCVRTNQMDFDDEVIFAARRKLFDIARDDDPRPFCLVVSLTHPHDPFAMTAEYWNRYDPAAIDMPRYRPDPAALDAHSKRLRHVCNTDREPVTEANVRDARHAYYAAISYVDDQVGKMMEALTACGLADRTVTVLTADHGEMLGEHSLWYKMNFFEDACRIPLIVHAPSRFGARRIAGCVASVDILPTLVDLAAAEPPAAFGVPVDGRSLQPHLTGTGGHDEVFGEYMGEGAIAPIVMIRRGRYKFIHCPVDDDQLFDLAADPDERINLAAHPDHAPLTAAFRAEIAQRWNLPQIQTDVLASQARRRFVNASLRAGTYQPWDYQPIVDATEQYIRNHLKLGDLESRARFPKVVHGAA, from the coding sequence ATGAACACGCAACCCAAGGCCGAACGGCCGAACATTCTCATCATCATGGCCGACCAGCTCGGTGCACGCGCCCTGCCCGCCTATGGCAACAAGGTGGCGATCACCCCGCAGATCGACGCGTTGGCCGCAGGCGGCGTGGTGTTCGAGAACGCCTATTGCAACGCGCCTCTGTGCGGGCCTTCGCGCTACGTGTTCATGTCCGGCCGCCTCGCCTCGAAAATCGGCGCCTATGACAACGCGGTGGAATTTCCCGCCACCCTGCCCACCTTCGCGCATCATCTGCGCCACGCCGGGTATCGCACCATCCTGTCGGGCAAGATGCATTTTTGTGGACCCGACCAGATGCACGGGTTCGAGGAACGCCTGACCACCGATATCTATCCCGCCGATTTCGGCTGGACCCCGGACTGGACCGATTTCGAAACACGGCCCGACTGGTATCACGACATGAGTTCGGTACGCGACGCCGGGCTCTGCGTGCGGACCAACCAGATGGATTTCGACGACGAGGTGATCTTCGCCGCCCGCCGCAAACTGTTCGATATCGCCCGCGATGACGACCCGCGCCCGTTCTGCCTCGTCGTCTCGCTCACCCACCCGCATGATCCGTTCGCGATGACCGCGGAATATTGGAACCGCTACGATCCCGCCGCGATCGACATGCCGCGCTACCGCCCCGACCCCGCAGCGCTCGACGCTCATTCAAAACGCCTCCGCCACGTCTGCAACACCGACCGCGAACCGGTCACCGAAGCCAATGTGCGCGACGCCCGCCACGCCTATTACGCCGCGATTTCCTATGTCGACGATCAGGTCGGCAAAATGATGGAGGCGCTCACCGCCTGCGGCCTCGCGGACCGGACCGTAACCGTGCTCACCGCCGATCACGGTGAAATGCTCGGTGAGCACAGTCTCTGGTATAAAATGAACTTCTTCGAGGATGCGTGCCGGATCCCCCTGATCGTCCACGCTCCGTCCCGCTTCGGTGCCCGGCGCATCGCGGGCTGCGTCGCCTCGGTCGATATCCTGCCCACGCTGGTCGATCTCGCCGCCGCCGAGCCGCCCGCCGCGTTCGGCGTGCCGGTCGATGGCCGATCGCTCCAGCCGCACCTCACCGGCACCGGCGGGCATGACGAGGTGTTCGGCGAATACATGGGCGAAGGCGCGATCGCCCCGATCGTGATGATCCGCCGGGGCCGCTACAAATTCATCCATTGCCCGGTCGATGACGATCAGTTGTTCGACCTCGCCGCCGACCCTGACGAACGGATCAACCTCGCGGCGCATCCCGATCACGCACCCCTCACCGCAGCGTTTCGTGCCGAAATCGCGCAACGCTGGAACCTGCCGCAGATCCAGACCGATGTTCTGGCCAGCCAGGCCCGGCGCCGCTTCGTCAATGCGTCGCTCCGCGCCGGGACCTATCAACCCTGGGATTATCAGCCGATCGTCGATGCCACGGAGCAATACATCCGCAACCACCTCAAGCTCGGCGACCTCGAAAGCCGCGCCCGCTTCCCCAAAGTGGTCCACGGCGCGGCATGA
- a CDS encoding GlxA family transcriptional regulator: MGTQPKPTLRRHEPRPLSVGLLLAQDFTLSAFSLFVDTLRLAADESDYSRPIHCRWTIMSDTEAPIRSSCGVEILPGSGLIDPDQFDYVVVVGGILHNHPKTNALLYAYLRRAAAAGVKLIGICTGSFILCRAGLMEGRRVCVSWLHYQDFRDEFPDHAVIGDRFFEIDGDRITCAGGAGAADLAAALVERHLGSRLAQKPHQVLLLTPMRGSEGVQPHPPMAHDVSDEQVRRALLMMEQNLGNPLHIAMIAQRLELSTRQLERRFDAALGKRPSDLYRELRLRYARWLLETTNRSVTDIALDAGFSDCAHFSRQFKALHGLSPSLARPTMRRDAAAVPPDSGWADHDRITAGALECAGQRPY, translated from the coding sequence ATGGGTACGCAGCCAAAACCGACCCTGCGGCGGCATGAACCAAGGCCGCTTTCGGTCGGACTATTGCTCGCGCAGGATTTCACCCTTTCGGCGTTTTCGCTCTTCGTCGATACGCTGCGTCTGGCCGCCGACGAATCGGATTATTCCCGGCCGATCCACTGCCGCTGGACCATCATGTCCGACACCGAAGCCCCGATCCGGTCGAGCTGCGGTGTCGAAATCCTGCCCGGCAGCGGGCTGATCGACCCCGATCAGTTCGATTATGTCGTGGTGGTCGGCGGTATCCTGCACAATCACCCCAAAACCAACGCCCTGCTCTACGCCTATCTGCGCCGTGCCGCGGCGGCGGGGGTCAAGCTGATCGGCATCTGCACCGGCAGCTTCATCCTGTGCCGCGCCGGGCTGATGGAAGGCCGCCGGGTTTGCGTCAGCTGGCTGCATTACCAGGATTTCCGCGACGAATTTCCCGACCACGCCGTGATCGGCGACCGGTTTTTCGAAATCGACGGCGACCGCATCACCTGTGCCGGGGGCGCCGGTGCCGCCGATCTGGCGGCGGCCCTGGTCGAACGTCACCTCGGCAGCCGGCTCGCCCAGAAACCCCATCAGGTCCTGTTGCTGACGCCGATGCGCGGCAGCGAGGGTGTGCAGCCCCATCCGCCGATGGCGCACGACGTGTCCGATGAGCAGGTCCGCCGCGCCCTGCTGATGATGGAACAGAATCTCGGCAATCCGCTCCACATCGCCATGATCGCGCAACGCCTCGAACTCTCCACCCGGCAGCTCGAACGGCGGTTCGACGCCGCCCTGGGCAAACGCCCGTCCGACCTCTACCGCGAGTTGCGCCTGCGCTATGCTCGCTGGCTGCTGGAAACCACCAACCGATCGGTCACCGATATCGCGCTCGATGCCGGGTTCTCCGACTGCGCGCATTTTTCACGTCAGTTCAAGGCCCTGCATGGGCTGTCGCCCTCGCTCGCCCGCCCGACCATGCGCCGCGATGCCGCCGCCGTTCCGCCGGACTCCGGCTGGGCCGATCACGACCGGATCACCGCCGGCGCGCTCGAATGCGCAGGCCAGCGCCCCTATTAG
- a CDS encoding aromatic ring-hydroxylating oxygenase subunit alpha has protein sequence MSDVPAVSLPHLVARRRAGRMLEAPFYTDPGIFRADLDLIFGRHWIFVGVEPDIAEPGDVMTVNIGDNAILITRDDDGAIHAMHNVCRHRAARLVSTETATVGRLVCPYHAWTYGLDGALLHADHMGDDFDPACHGLRKIHVRSLEGLIFVCLAETPPADFDDMARAVAPYIAPHEVANCKIAHQIDLIEEGNWKLTMENNRECYHCALNHPELTTSIFEYGFGFETDETDPVRVAQRRNYDAMVERSCAAWDRAGFPSTEIGNLDDMVSGYRIGRMPMDRDGESQTLDTRVACRKLLGRATEKRLGDLSFHTQPNSWHHFMSDHIVSFAVLPLGPDRTLLRTKWLVHRDAIEGVDYDLENLIRVWRETNIQDGNLVGLAQAGAASGGYVPGPYSPQTEGQVEQFVNWYIRRMAAGLA, from the coding sequence ATGTCGGACGTTCCTGCGGTTTCACTTCCTCACCTCGTTGCCCGCCGCCGGGCGGGCCGTATGCTGGAAGCGCCGTTCTACACCGATCCCGGCATCTTCCGCGCCGATCTCGACCTGATTTTTGGCCGCCACTGGATTTTCGTCGGCGTCGAGCCCGATATCGCCGAACCCGGCGACGTCATGACGGTCAATATCGGGGATAACGCGATCCTGATCACCCGGGATGACGATGGCGCGATCCATGCGATGCACAATGTCTGCCGCCACCGCGCCGCGCGTCTGGTCTCGACCGAAACTGCCACGGTGGGCCGTCTGGTCTGCCCCTACCATGCCTGGACCTACGGGCTCGACGGCGCGTTGCTCCATGCCGATCACATGGGCGATGATTTCGACCCCGCCTGCCATGGCCTGCGCAAAATCCATGTCCGCTCGCTCGAAGGCCTGATCTTCGTCTGTCTCGCTGAAACGCCGCCCGCCGATTTCGACGACATGGCGCGCGCGGTCGCCCCCTATATCGCGCCGCACGAGGTCGCGAACTGCAAAATCGCCCACCAGATCGATCTGATCGAGGAGGGCAACTGGAAACTCACGATGGAGAACAATCGCGAGTGCTACCATTGCGCGCTCAACCACCCCGAACTGACGACCTCGATCTTCGAATACGGCTTCGGCTTCGAAACCGACGAGACCGACCCCGTCCGCGTCGCGCAACGCCGCAATTACGATGCCATGGTCGAGCGCTCCTGCGCTGCCTGGGATCGCGCGGGCTTTCCCTCCACCGAGATCGGCAATCTCGACGATATGGTCTCCGGCTACCGGATCGGGCGGATGCCGATGGACCGCGACGGTGAATCCCAGACGCTCGACACCAGGGTCGCATGCCGCAAACTGCTCGGTCGGGCCACCGAAAAACGGCTCGGCGATCTGTCCTTCCATACCCAGCCGAATTCCTGGCATCATTTCATGAGCGATCACATCGTGAGCTTCGCCGTGCTGCCGCTCGGACCCGATCGCACACTTCTCCGCACGAAATGGCTGGTCCATCGCGATGCGATCGAAGGAGTCGATTACGATCTCGAAAACCTGATCCGGGTCTGGCGCGAAACCAATATCCAGGACGGCAATCTGGTCGGCCTCGCCCAGGCCGGCGCCGCCAGCGGCGGCTATGTCCCCGGCCCCTATTCCCCGCAAACCGAAGGTCAGGTCGAGCAATTCGTCAACTGGTATATCAGGCGGATGGCCGCGGGTCTCGCATGA
- a CDS encoding 2Fe-2S iron-sulfur cluster-binding protein: protein MNAAPATAAAHCLAARDGLAAWTAEADDELLCVAIHDETADVRSFTFVPRSPTRFHYLPGQFLTFDIPTERGIVQRCYTIASSPTRPDRLTITVKRQPGGIVSPWLHDHLHPGMTLRALGPMGDFTFTAAPAERYLFISGGSGITPLMSMTRAHHDLAPATDIVFLHFARTPEDIIFRDELAFMARTMPNLRVIPVCEADAPGARWGGPRGRVDAAMLQLLVPDLVTRTIFDCGPAPFMAAIRAALPTLGVDPTRYHEESFDFATLAAAEPETIIAPATGSSFAVNFTKSARSIDVAADQFILSAARAAGMRLPSSCTKGMCGTCKSKLISGQVDMQHQGGIRQREIDQGMILICCSRPLSDLVIER from the coding sequence ATGAACGCGGCCCCAGCCACCGCCGCCGCCCATTGCCTCGCCGCCCGTGACGGTCTCGCGGCCTGGACCGCCGAAGCCGACGATGAGTTGCTCTGTGTCGCCATTCACGACGAAACCGCCGACGTGCGCAGCTTCACCTTCGTGCCGCGCAGCCCTACCCGGTTCCATTACCTGCCCGGCCAGTTCCTCACTTTCGACATCCCGACCGAGCGCGGCATCGTCCAGCGCTGCTACACCATCGCCTCAAGCCCGACCCGGCCGGACCGGCTCACCATCACGGTGAAACGCCAGCCCGGCGGCATCGTCTCGCCCTGGCTGCACGACCATCTCCACCCCGGCATGACCTTGCGCGCCCTCGGCCCGATGGGCGATTTCACCTTCACCGCCGCGCCTGCCGAGCGCTACCTGTTCATCTCCGGCGGCTCCGGCATCACCCCGCTGATGTCGATGACCCGCGCCCACCACGATCTCGCCCCCGCAACCGACATCGTGTTCCTCCATTTCGCCCGCACCCCGGAGGACATCATCTTCCGCGACGAACTCGCTTTCATGGCGCGCACCATGCCCAACCTCCGGGTCATTCCGGTCTGCGAGGCCGATGCCCCCGGCGCCCGATGGGGTGGGCCGCGCGGCCGGGTCGATGCCGCAATGCTCCAACTCCTGGTCCCCGACCTTGTCACCCGCACGATATTCGACTGCGGACCGGCCCCCTTCATGGCCGCGATCCGCGCCGCGCTGCCCACGCTCGGCGTCGATCCAACGCGTTATCACGAGGAAAGCTTCGACTTCGCCACCCTCGCCGCCGCCGAACCTGAAACCATCATCGCCCCGGCCACCGGCTCGTCCTTCGCCGTGAATTTCACCAAATCCGCCCGCAGCATCGACGTCGCCGCCGATCAGTTCATTCTCTCGGCGGCCCGCGCCGCCGGCATGCGCCTGCCCTCCTCCTGCACCAAGGGCATGTGCGGCACCTGCAAGAGCAAACTGATCTCGGGACAGGTCGACATGCAGCATCAGGGCGGCATCCGCCAGCGCGAGATCGATCAGGGCATGATCCTGATCTGCTGCTCCCGCCCGCTATCCGACCTGGTGATCGAGCGCTGA
- a CDS encoding GlxA family transcriptional regulator: protein MNIARLAHFGFLTLPDYSMIAVSSAIEALRMANRCAGRTIYSWSVHALNDTPVPASNGMAIGPTTALGRTAAPDLLFVCGGVDVRSVVGKPHLAALRRLARQGVPLGALCTGTFALAEAGLLDGYRCAVHWEDAASMRDAFPAIELVNELFVLDRNRLTCTGGIGPLDMMLHLIEAKLGRVIAEHVAVTFILDRIRPSGERQPIAAGDRVSPDQPVLARAMGMIESRLDEPGLPATIADELGISLRQLQRLFRAHLDETPAGFIKSLRLQRAQAMLQARDLPVTAVAMACGFGSSAYFASAYRAHFGYSPRAERQLRAIAAASPRAAALS, encoded by the coding sequence ATGAACATCGCCCGGCTCGCCCATTTCGGTTTCCTGACCTTGCCGGATTACTCGATGATCGCGGTCTCCAGCGCGATTGAGGCGCTGCGGATGGCAAATCGCTGCGCCGGGCGCACCATCTATTCCTGGAGTGTCCACGCATTGAACGACACCCCGGTCCCCGCGAGCAACGGCATGGCGATCGGCCCGACCACGGCGCTGGGGCGGACGGCGGCGCCGGATCTCCTGTTCGTCTGCGGCGGGGTCGATGTCCGCAGCGTCGTCGGCAAGCCCCACCTCGCCGCCCTGCGGCGGCTGGCCCGGCAGGGCGTGCCTCTCGGGGCCCTGTGCACCGGCACCTTCGCCCTCGCCGAAGCCGGGTTGCTCGACGGGTATCGCTGTGCGGTCCACTGGGAGGATGCGGCGTCGATGCGCGACGCCTTCCCGGCGATCGAACTGGTCAATGAATTATTCGTGCTGGACCGCAACCGCCTGACCTGCACCGGCGGGATCGGCCCGCTCGACATGATGCTTCATCTGATCGAGGCGAAGCTCGGCCGGGTGATCGCCGAACACGTCGCGGTCACCTTCATCCTCGACCGGATCAGGCCCAGCGGCGAGCGCCAGCCGATCGCGGCGGGCGACCGGGTCAGCCCCGATCAGCCAGTGCTGGCCCGCGCCATGGGCATGATCGAATCCCGGCTCGACGAACCCGGACTGCCCGCGACCATCGCCGATGAACTCGGCATCTCGCTCCGCCAGCTCCAGCGCCTGTTCCGCGCGCATCTCGATGAAACCCCCGCGGGCTTCATCAAATCCCTCCGCCTGCAACGCGCGCAGGCCATGCTTCAGGCCCGCGACCTTCCGGTGACGGCGGTGGCGATGGCCTGCGGCTTCGGCTCCAGCGCCTATTTCGCCAGCGCCTATCGCGCCCATTTCGGCTATTCCCCGCGCGCCGAACGCCAGTTGCGCGCGATCGCCGCGGCCTCGCCCCGCGCGGCGGCACTGTCATGA
- a CDS encoding NADH:flavin oxidoreductase encodes MSGATDALFRPLTLRGLTIRNRLMSTSHAPGYGRDGKPQERYQLYHAEKAKGGIGLTMFGGSSSVSLDSPAAPWNQISVADDSVIPYFQQFADRVHQHGAALMIQLTHMGRRTRWDTEHWLPTLSASPRREPASRSIPREMNQDDIDRVVADFAQAARRAREGGLDGCEISAAHGHLVDQFWSPSVNHRTDGYGGTLLNRMRFGFEVLAAMRKAAGADFVIGMRMSGDELFDEGLSGEECVAIAAAHVERGLVDFVNVMGGQARDHLAHAVSLPNMAFPVAPFLYLASAIRREVEVPVFHAQRITDFATAARAVAEGHVDMVAMTRAHIADPHIGRKLLEGRADDIRQCVGAGYCIDRIYTGADALCIQNAATGREATMPHVIAKADKPLRVVVVGGGPAGLEAARVCAERGHVVTLFERETTLGGQINIAARAGWREALSGIPRWLAAQVRKLGVDVRLGVAADAAMVLAAQPDIVIVATGGTPNPGFIDGADLVVTTTEVLRQNMDLTGSVLLYDGMGQHNASSCAEVLATRGALVELATPDRMAAEEVGTTNQPVHLRNLYRLGAIVTPNLDLLSVRREDNRLIAVLRNTMDLAEEERVIDHVVVDFGTLPEDAVFTELRDRSVNRGQTDAAALIAGTPQPGADAPGYRLYRIGDAAAGRNIHAAIYDALRLCKDF; translated from the coding sequence ATGAGCGGGGCGACCGACGCGCTGTTCCGCCCGCTGACCCTCCGGGGTCTGACCATCCGCAACCGGCTGATGAGCACCAGCCACGCCCCCGGCTACGGGCGTGATGGCAAACCGCAGGAGCGCTACCAGCTCTACCACGCGGAAAAAGCCAAAGGCGGTATCGGCCTGACCATGTTCGGCGGTTCATCCTCGGTCTCGCTCGACAGTCCGGCGGCTCCCTGGAATCAGATTTCGGTCGCCGATGACAGTGTGATCCCGTATTTCCAGCAATTCGCGGATCGGGTGCACCAGCATGGCGCCGCGCTGATGATCCAGCTCACCCATATGGGCCGGCGCACCCGCTGGGATACCGAGCACTGGCTGCCGACCCTGTCCGCCTCGCCGCGCCGGGAACCTGCCAGCCGCTCCATCCCGCGCGAGATGAACCAGGACGATATCGACCGCGTGGTGGCCGATTTCGCGCAGGCCGCCCGCCGCGCCCGCGAAGGCGGGCTGGATGGCTGCGAGATTTCGGCGGCGCATGGCCATCTGGTCGATCAGTTCTGGTCGCCCTCGGTCAATCACCGCACCGATGGCTATGGCGGCACGTTGCTGAACCGGATGCGCTTCGGCTTCGAGGTTCTGGCGGCGATGCGCAAGGCTGCCGGCGCTGATTTCGTGATCGGCATGCGGATGTCGGGCGATGAATTGTTCGACGAAGGGTTGAGCGGCGAGGAGTGCGTCGCGATCGCGGCGGCGCATGTCGAGCGCGGGCTGGTCGATTTCGTCAACGTGATGGGTGGGCAGGCGCGTGATCATCTGGCCCATGCGGTGTCCCTGCCGAACATGGCGTTTCCGGTCGCGCCCTTCCTGTATCTGGCCAGCGCGATCCGGCGCGAGGTCGAGGTGCCGGTGTTCCACGCCCAGCGGATCACCGATTTCGCCACGGCGGCGCGGGCCGTGGCGGAAGGCCATGTCGATATGGTCGCGATGACGCGGGCGCATATCGCCGACCCCCATATCGGGCGGAAACTGCTCGAAGGCCGGGCGGACGACATCCGCCAATGCGTCGGCGCGGGTTACTGCATCGACCGGATCTATACCGGGGCGGATGCGCTGTGCATCCAGAACGCGGCGACCGGGCGCGAAGCCACCATGCCGCACGTCATCGCGAAGGCGGATAAGCCGTTGCGCGTGGTGGTGGTCGGCGGTGGTCCGGCCGGGCTGGAAGCGGCGCGGGTGTGCGCCGAGCGCGGGCATGTTGTCACCCTGTTCGAACGCGAAACCACGCTGGGCGGTCAGATCAACATCGCCGCCAGGGCAGGATGGCGGGAGGCGTTGTCCGGCATTCCGCGCTGGCTGGCGGCGCAGGTCCGCAAACTCGGGGTCGATGTCCGGCTCGGGGTCGCGGCGGATGCGGCGATGGTGCTGGCGGCGCAACCGGATATCGTGATCGTCGCGACCGGGGGCACACCCAACCCGGGTTTCATCGACGGGGCCGACCTCGTGGTGACCACCACCGAGGTGTTGCGCCAGAACATGGACCTCACCGGCTCGGTGTTGCTGTATGACGGCATGGGCCAGCACAACGCCTCCTCCTGCGCCGAGGTTCTTGCGACGCGCGGGGCGCTGGTCGAACTCGCCACGCCGGACCGGATGGCGGCAGAGGAAGTCGGCACCACCAACCAGCCGGTGCATCTGCGCAATCTCTATCGGCTCGGCGCGATCGTGACACCCAATCTCGACCTGCTTTCGGTGCGGCGCGAGGATAACCGCCTGATCGCGGTGCTGCGCAACACGATGGATCTGGCCGAGGAGGAACGGGTGATCGATCACGTCGTGGTCGATTTCGGCACCCTGCCGGAGGATGCGGTCTTCACGGAACTGCGGGACCGGTCGGTCAATCGCGGCCAGACCGACGCGGCAGCCTTGATCGCCGGCACGCCGCAACCGGGGGCCGACGCGCCGGGCTATCGTCTCTACCGGATCGGCGATGCGGCGGCGGGGCGCAACATCCATGCGGCGATCTACGATGCGCTGCGCCTGTGCAAGGATTTCTGA
- a CDS encoding DUF3483 domain-containing protein, translated as MAAGALVLLAWLMVAGVAVQALRLALLWRRGAPARVDWIGGLRALPRRYLVDVHAVVGRKPEAAAMHQAIAGGLLAATALLLLGVIPGLRGSSFYWLAVAAAFAVAVLGAILVRRRRLPVRPATLSGGAFLNLPLLLGAYALGGLLASLFGGVIGGFALALAAFGAIGLIGQLATGPMRHALAGAAHLVAHPRPARFAGAPASGLAPIDLAAPRLGVADIVDFAWNRLLDFDACIQCGRCEAACPAFAAGQPLNPKALIQDFCASLHPEPARYAGSPHPGITEPGPILGVLHADTIWSCTTCRACVAACPMMIEHVDAVIDIRRNLTLEHGTAPGKADAALAALRYTGSASGLAPERRLDFAAGLKVRVIAPGETVDTLLWLGDGAFDRRYGETLRALIGIMRAADLDFAVLGAAERDCGDLARRLGDEAGFATMAAASVAQLNAVTFRRIVTADPHALHVLRQEYPAFGGHYTVIHHTSLIDELLARNAITVASPGNTAITYHDPCYLARYNGETDAPRRVLARLTGGAVEMARSGTDSFCCGGGGGAPVTDIPGKRRIPDLRMDQARETGASIVAVACPGCTAMLEGVVGPRPMLRDIAQLVHEALR; from the coding sequence ATGGCGGCTGGCGCGCTGGTGCTGCTGGCGTGGTTGATGGTGGCGGGCGTGGCGGTGCAGGCGCTGCGTCTCGCCCTGTTATGGCGGCGTGGCGCTCCGGCGCGGGTCGATTGGATCGGCGGTCTGCGCGCCCTGCCCCGGCGCTATCTGGTCGATGTTCATGCCGTGGTCGGGCGCAAGCCCGAGGCGGCGGCGATGCATCAGGCGATCGCGGGCGGATTGCTGGCGGCGACCGCGCTGTTGTTGCTGGGGGTCATACCGGGTCTGCGCGGATCTTCGTTCTATTGGCTGGCGGTGGCCGCCGCGTTCGCGGTGGCCGTACTCGGTGCGATCCTGGTGCGGCGGCGGCGGCTGCCGGTGCGGCCCGCCACATTATCGGGCGGGGCTTTTCTCAATCTGCCGCTGCTGCTCGGAGCCTACGCCCTCGGCGGGTTGCTCGCATCCCTGTTCGGCGGCGTGATCGGCGGGTTCGCCCTCGCCCTCGCGGCATTCGGTGCCATCGGGCTGATCGGGCAGCTCGCCACCGGGCCGATGCGCCATGCTCTGGCCGGGGCGGCGCATCTGGTCGCCCATCCGCGTCCCGCGCGGTTCGCGGGCGCACCCGCGAGCGGACTCGCCCCGATCGATCTGGCAGCCCCCCGTCTCGGCGTGGCGGACATTGTTGATTTCGCGTGGAACCGGCTGCTCGACTTCGATGCCTGCATCCAGTGCGGGCGGTGCGAGGCCGCCTGTCCCGCCTTTGCGGCAGGCCAGCCACTCAATCCCAAGGCGCTGATCCAGGATTTCTGCGCGTCCCTCCACCCCGAACCGGCGCGCTATGCGGGCAGTCCCCATCCCGGCATCACGGAGCCCGGCCCGATCCTCGGCGTGCTGCACGCCGACACCATCTGGTCCTGCACCACCTGCCGCGCCTGCGTCGCCGCCTGCCCGATGATGATCGAGCATGTCGATGCGGTGATCGATATCCGCCGCAACCTCACGCTCGAACACGGCACGGCCCCGGGCAAGGCCGATGCCGCGCTGGCGGCGCTGCGCTACACCGGCAGTGCCAGCGGGCTCGCACCGGAGCGGCGGCTGGATTTCGCCGCCGGGCTGAAAGTGCGGGTGATCGCCCCGGGCGAGACCGTCGATACGCTGCTCTGGCTCGGGGATGGCGCGTTCGACCGGCGTTATGGCGAGACGCTGCGCGCCCTGATCGGCATCATGCGCGCGGCGGATCTGGATTTCGCGGTGCTCGGCGCCGCCGAGCGCGATTGCGGCGATCTCGCGCGTCGGCTCGGCGACGAAGCCGGGTTTGCGACGATGGCGGCGGCCTCGGTCGCGCAATTGAACGCGGTGACGTTCCGGCGCATCGTCACCGCCGACCCCCACGCCCTGCACGTATTGCGCCAGGAATATCCGGCATTCGGCGGGCATTACACCGTGATCCATCATACGAGCCTGATCGATGAACTGCTCGCCCGCAACGCGATCACCGTGGCCTCGCCCGGCAACACCGCGATCACCTATCACGACCCCTGTTATCTCGCCCGCTACAACGGCGAGACCGACGCGCCGCGCCGGGTGCTGGCACGCCTGACCGGGGGCGCGGTCGAAATGGCGCGATCGGGCACCGATTCGTTCTGCTGCGGCGGCGGCGGCGGCGCGCCGGTCACCGATATTCCGGGCAAACGCCGCATCCCCGATCTGCGGATGGATCAGGCGCGCGAGACCGGGGCCAGCATCGTCGCGGTGGCCTGCCCCGGCTGCACCGCGATGCTGGAAGGCGTGGTCGGGCCACGCCCGATGTTGCGTGATATCGCGCAGCTGGTCCATGAGGCGTTGCGATGA